The Lactococcus garvieae subsp. garvieae genome includes the window ATCTCTCAAAAGAAGAACTTTTTGCGTTTTTTAAAGTTTCTGATAATGACAAACATAGTCGTTTCAAGCAGGCAGTTGAGAATATGCAGAAACAAGCTTTTTTCAAAATTAAAGAAAAAAAAGAACATGGGTTTGAGTTTGAAAATATCGTCCCTATTCCCTATGTAAAGTGGACCGATTATCATGATGAAGTTACTATTCGATTTAGTCCTGAAATCATGCCTTATCTAATCAATCTTAAAAAGAATTTCACACAACATGCCTTGTCCGATATTTCAGAACTCAATAGTAAACATTCTATCATTTTGTATCGTTGGTTATCCATGAATTATAACCAATACGAGCATTATAGTTATAAGGGTGGACGGAGAGAAGAACAAGTGGAAGCCTACCGCAATCCTTCAATTTCAATTCTAGAATTACGAGAAATGACGGATACCATCAATGATTATAAACGTTTTACTCATTTTGAAACACGAGTTTTAAAAGAACCGTTGGAAGAAATCAACGAACACACCTCCTTTAACGTGTCTTATGACAAGATAAAAAAAGGACGAAGCATCGATTCTATTGTCTTTCATATCACGAAGAAACCAGTCGCACGAAATGACTTCTACAAGCTGGAAGAACAAGACCCTATTTATTTGCAGGATAAAGCAAATAAAGAACAAGCAGAAGAACTTTTAGCAGGGAAAGCATTAAAAAGTAAATACACGAAACTTTTGTTGGATAATATGCTATTAAGTCCTTATGAAATGACCGATACGTCACTTATGGCAGGATTGCAGGCGCACGTGTATCCTCTCTATGACGAGTTAAAGGAATTAAGAGGATTGAATGGGGTCAAAGACCACTTGTCTTATGTATCTAGCAAACAAGAAGCCTATTCTAAACGCAATGTAGCGAAGTATCTGAAAAAAGCAATCGAGCAATATCTACCTACGGTTAAAAGGCAGGACTTATGATGAGTGAAAAGTTAAAGACAATCAAAGAGCTTGCGGATGAGTTAGGAGTTAGCAAGAATAAAATTCATTATCAAGTTTCTAAAATATCAAGCGAATATGTAGTTAGAAATAATAGTATGAAGCTATTAACCGCTGAAGCGGTTAAACAAATAAAAGAAAATCTAGGTATTGAATTAAACAGCAGTTTAAACAGTAAGTTAAATACCGTTAAACACCAAGAAAACACTAATATAAAAGGAAATACAAGTGTTGAAGGCGTTGAATTAAACAGCACTTTAAATAGCTATTTAAACAGTCTTAAACACCAAATTGAATATCTTGAATCTCAAAATATCAATAAAGATGAACAAATAAAAAGTTTAGTGGAAGCACAAAAACAAACGCAAAATTTGTTAGACCAGCAACAACGATTAGCCTTACAGGATAAAAAGTTGTTAGAAGAATACAAAGCAGAAAACGACAGATTAAAAGTTCTCAAAATGCCCTCACAGGAAACAGAATTCAAACACTTAGACAATCAATATAAAGATGAAGTGAACGCTCTTAAAGAGAAGTTGGAAAATTTGCAGGAACAAATCAAAGATCAAAAAAGGATAGAAGAACAAGAAAAACCAAGAAAATGGTGGGGACTATGGCGAAAATAGATGATTCAGTTAAAAAGAAAGTTCCAGAATTAAGGTTTCCGGGATTTACGGATGATTGGGAAGGTTCTGTTGCAAAGTTTTCCAAAAAATCTATTTTAGTGTAAAGATTGAGAAAAAAGACAGAGAGGACAGAGTAATGAATCATTTTAAAGGCAAACAATTCAAAAAAGACGTCATTATTGTCGCTGTTGGTTACTACCTGCGTTACAATCTAAGCTATCGTGAAGTTCAGGAATTGTTATATGATCGTGGAATAAATGTTTGTCATACTACGATTTATCGTTGGGTGCAAGAGTACAGCAAAGTCCTCTATTATCTTTGGAAGAAGAAAAATAGACAATCCTTCTATTCATGGAAAATGGACGAAACCTATATCAAAATTAAGGGACGTTGGCATTATCTTTATCGTGCAATTGATGCGGACGGCTTAACCTTAGATATCTGGTTACGAAAGAAACGGGATACGCAAGCAGCCTATGCTTTCTTAAAACGACTCCATAAACAGTTTGGTGAGCCGAAAGCAATTGTGACCGATAAAGCACCTTCTCTTGGCTCCGCCTTTAGAAAGTTACAGAGTGTGGGTTTATATACTAAGACAGAGCACCGAACTGTGAAGTATCTTAACAATTTAATAGAACAAGACCATCGACCTATTAAACGACGAAATAAATTTTATCAAAGTCTCCGTACAGCCTCTTCCACGATTAAGGGCATGGAGACCATTCGAGGAATATATAAAAAGAACCGAAGAAATGGAACGCTCTTCGGCTTTTCGGTGTCTACTGAAATCAAGGTATTAATGGGAATAACAGCCTAAGATATTTGGAGTTCAGAGAGGGCGCGTTTGATTTTCAAACTTCGCAACAGAACCATCAAACTTAACATTTGAGCATTTAACTAAAGATAAAATTTCTGAAATTGCGAAAAAAGTTGCGAATGAAATTAAAAATATCAATCATCATGATGATAATTTCCCTCCTGCTTATTCTTAAAAGGTAAGTGCTTATGAGTGAACAATTAGAACAACTCAAAAAACGCAAAGAGAAGTTAGAAAAAAAAATTGAAAATGAAGATTTTAAACTTCGTAAAGCAAAGTCCGCAAGCCAAAGTACAAGAACAAAATAATCAACAAGAGCAATCACAAGAAGAAGATAACGGCTTGCATATGTAAAATCGCTTTAAAGCCCTGCAGGGGGCATATTAAAAATCCTTATACAGTATTGTATAGGGATTTTCTTTTGTTTTAATTAAAATAAATTCAGTTAATGATGTATAAAACATTTTAAAGTAATTTTGTTTTGGGACAAGATTATCTTTCATTTCATAAAATTGAAACATCATTTTTGACATTAGATTTACTGATGTATCATAGCTTTCCAGATAGTCATAGCATCCTTTTTTGTGATTTCAAAAAGACCATATCGAAATTTTTGCCCATAATGTTGAACATCAGTAATAAAATCGAGATGATATAAGATACTATGTATATTTACTGGAGTAATACTGGTGTAGAACTCTACGTTTCTCCTATAAGGAGAAAATGTTTCTGTCATCGAAAATTGATAGATATCATCATCAATCAGTCTTCCTATGGCACTAAAAGATTGAAATCTGTCTTTAACGCCTAATTCTTTTGTTGGAGAATAATAAATAATGACATCATTTTTACTCATACGTTTTAATGGTTGTGCTTTCCCATGACATACTTGACAAAAACCACCTTTAACTCCTAGCTGAACATGATTGCAAGAGGCCACACCAATCCAGTATCTTCTAGTCATGACTTTCTCCAAGTTTATCTAATATGTTAATCAATTGAATTTGTTCTTTTAAGTCTATTTTTCCAAAAAAAGATTGATCAACTTGCTCAACAGATCTAATGGCTTCATTAATACAATTGTGTCCTAATTTAGTTAATAAGATGCAGTTAGCTCTAGGATCTTTAGAGCTACTTTTTTTAGTTATATAATCTTGTTTTGTCAACTTTTTTAATATTTTAGATAAAGTCATTGTATCGATATTTATAAATTTTGCAATTGTAACTTGTGTAATATCATTATCTTTTTGAAGTAAATATCCCAACGCTGCTAGAACGACAAATTGTGAGTGTGTCAAGTCATGTCTTTTTAAAATATTGTGAATTTTATGGTGCCAAACATTATAGACTCTGATAAATTGAAAGCCTATAGATTTATAAGCATCGTCATCAAAATTAGAATTAAAGCTCATATGATTCAACAACTTTCTTTAATGAAAAAACTGAGTCTGGAACATCTTTAAATATACCTTTAAGTATATTGATATTTTCTTCCCGCTCATTGTCTAATGACACTTCATGTTTAACTATCGTCCCTTTATTAGTTGGAATGAGGAAATGACCAAATGTAATATTTCCCATAGGTGTTTGTGTCACATCAATAAATTCTTTATGACGTATTACCGATGTAAGAGTAAAATCCATAGGTGGCATATTTTTTAATTTCATTACTCCTTTATTGCCTGTAATAAAATTATCATTTTGTATTGTAATGTCTTCTAAATCATCCTCCCATAAATACCATTTTTTAGTATTAGAATAATATTCCCATATTTTTTCTGAGCTTACACTTACGATTGTTTCAAAACTAAATTTCATTATATCCTCCTTTTATAAACGATTTTATTATAAACTATTTTATAATATAAAGCAATAGCATTTTTATAAGAATAACAATATTTAGTAAAAACTAGAAAGTAATAATCAGTCCCACATTTGTCCCATATCATAAAAAATAAGCGGGTGTTTTATCAATTTATATAAATTAAAAATGCACTATAGTGGCTTTTAAAGTATTTAAAACGATATATACAACTCTAGCTATTCATGCTAAGGGCTTTTGGTTTTGTCTTTGAACATTTATACCAAAACAAGATTAAAAGTGCTTAGAAGACAAATTATGACGTTACAGGACTATTCTAGTTTATTATCCGCTTTGCAAGCGGACTGCTTCTGTCGTCAAGCAGACCAACGAGCATAAACAAAAAGACTTGCCAAGAAAAACCTTTGACAAGTCTTTTTGTTCATAACTTAACAGTTGTGAGCTATTTTTTTGTATGTTATAATTAAAGGAGAAAGAAGGGCTCGCAACTTGGGGTTATTAGTGGGGGTAAAAATATGAAAATTGGGTATGCACGTGTTAGTACTTTTGAACAGAAATTAGAATCTCAAATTGAAGTTCTGAAAGAAGCGGGAGCAGAAGAAGTTTTCCAAGAAAAATTTACGGGAACTACAGTTGAACGTCCACAATTTAATTTAGTACTCAAAAAGTTAGCAAATGGCGATACTTTAATTGTGACAAAGTTAGATCGATTAGCCAGGAACACTAGAGAAGTTTTAGAAATTGTTCAATCTCTGTTCAATCGAGGAATTAAGGTTCATATATTAAATATTGGACTTATCGATAATACACCGACTGGTCAACTTATTTTTACCATCTTCAGTGCTTTTGCGCAGTTTGAGAGAGATCTTATTGTGACCAGGACTCAAGAAGGGAAACACTTTGCTAAAATTCATGATCCCAATTTTAAAGAGGGGCGCCCTCAAAAATTCACCGAAGAACAAATTCAATTTGCTTATGAGTTAAAGCAGCAGGGAATGACTTACAAGATGATTGAGCGGAAAACTGGGATAAGTATTGCGACACAAAAAAGAAGATTTATAAAGGCAAAAAATCAAACTATTGACAAAGAATATTGAAATGTTATAATTTAGTTAACGAAGATTTGTGGGAGTGGTATCTCACAATAGGAACTGAGGAACTGCGAATTCCTCAGTTTTTTTGTACAAAAAAACGCCCAGTTCTGCGAAACTGAGCGAATGTGGATTAATGGCGCTTATGTCGGTATTTTAACCACTCCTTGACCAGCTCAAGGATTACTCCAACCACAATAGGAGCGACTACTGATACGAAGATTTGCAGAAGCATTATCTCACCCCCTTCCTAAGGCATTTCTGCATTGGTAAGGTGCGCCACTAAATATTGTAACATATATCAATTACTGATAGCCAAATAATAATATGATTAATAATCAGTTGATGGCAGTAAGTAGGTCCATACTAAATGGTAAATACCAAAATATGGTATGATATAAATATAAAATATAGGAGGTGAATAGCATAGCAACTAATGAGCTAGAAAAATATCCAAATTTAATCAATGAAAAAGAGAAAAATAAAGCGAGGTCAAATATATACAAACTTGGCAAAGAAATTGCAAAAGAGTCTTATGAGATGGAATTAATACGTGAGAATCGAATAGATAGTAGATTTGAAAAGTTAACAACCTTTGTATCTTTGATTATAGCAATATTAGGTTATTTCGCCGGATCCGCCGAATTATTTAACAAATTAGATCAAGTACCTGTAGCTATTTTAGTTTATACTGTATTTAGTTTATTGAGTATTGTTTTAATTTTATCTTTGATTGGACAATTTTATCGCAAATTGCAAGTGCAAGTTAGCCACTAGATAGATTCAATTAACATCTGATTTGGTGTCTTGAAGTTGAACATTTTTC containing:
- a CDS encoding type I toxin-antitoxin system Fst family toxin yields the protein MLLQIFVSVVAPIVVGVILELVKEWLKYRHKRH
- a CDS encoding recombinase family protein yields the protein MKIGYARVSTFEQKLESQIEVLKEAGAEEVFQEKFTGTTVERPQFNLVLKKLANGDTLIVTKLDRLARNTREVLEIVQSLFNRGIKVHILNIGLIDNTPTGQLIFTIFSAFAQFERDLIVTRTQEGKHFAKIHDPNFKEGRPQKFTEEQIQFAYELKQQGMTYKMIERKTGISIATQKRRFIKAKNQTIDKEY
- a CDS encoding IS6-like element ISS1N family transposase, with the protein product MNHFKGKQFKKDVIIVAVGYYLRYNLSYREVQELLYDRGINVCHTTIYRWVQEYSKVLYYLWKKKNRQSFYSWKMDETYIKIKGRWHYLYRAIDADGLTLDIWLRKKRDTQAAYAFLKRLHKQFGEPKAIVTDKAPSLGSAFRKLQSVGLYTKTEHRTVKYLNNLIEQDHRPIKRRNKFYQSLRTASSTIKGMETIRGIYKKNRRNGTLFGFSVSTEIKVLMGITA
- a CDS encoding MarR family winged helix-turn-helix transcriptional regulator; the protein is MSFNSNFDDDAYKSIGFQFIRVYNVWHHKIHNILKRHDLTHSQFVVLAALGYLLQKDNDITQVTIAKFINIDTMTLSKILKKLTKQDYITKKSSSKDPRANCILLTKLGHNCINEAIRSVEQVDQSFFGKIDLKEQIQLINILDKLGESHD
- a CDS encoding polyketide cyclase, translating into MKFSFETIVSVSSEKIWEYYSNTKKWYLWEDDLEDITIQNDNFITGNKGVMKLKNMPPMDFTLTSVIRHKEFIDVTQTPMGNITFGHFLIPTNKGTIVKHEVSLDNEREENINILKGIFKDVPDSVFSLKKVVESYEL
- a CDS encoding RepB family plasmid replication initiator protein: MSSIPKNEHNKKQVQILNELSKRKVVEHNSLITSIAKMDKTPLKMFELAVSCINTEEPPKDHTVYLSKEELFAFFKVSDNDKHSRFKQAVENMQKQAFFKIKEKKEHGFEFENIVPIPYVKWTDYHDEVTIRFSPEIMPYLINLKKNFTQHALSDISELNSKHSIILYRWLSMNYNQYEHYSYKGGRREEQVEAYRNPSISILELREMTDTINDYKRFTHFETRVLKEPLEEINEHTSFNVSYDKIKKGRSIDSIVFHITKKPVARNDFYKLEEQDPIYLQDKANKEQAEELLAGKALKSKYTKLLLDNMLLSPYEMTDTSLMAGLQAHVYPLYDELKELRGLNGVKDHLSYVSSKQEAYSKRNVAKYLKKAIEQYLPTVKRQDL
- a CDS encoding EVE domain-containing protein, translated to MTRRYWIGVASCNHVQLGVKGGFCQVCHGKAQPLKRMSKNDVIIYYSPTKELGVKDRFQSFSAIGRLIDDDIYQFSMTETFSPYRRNVEFYTSITPVNIHSILYHLDFITDVQHYGQKFRYGLFEITKKDAMTIWKAMIHQ